The Armatimonadota bacterium genome has a window encoding:
- a CDS encoding TraR/DksA C4-type zinc finger protein, producing MKTAELERFRKRLEAEEQDLLERLREIASTKGRATESEVVMELSGYDDHPADMASETFEKEKDQAMLEGIHHSLARVRNALAKVKRGTYGKCDNCSRQIGLQRLRALPHATLCVECQGRRETR from the coding sequence ATGAAGACGGCTGAACTTGAGCGCTTTCGCAAGCGGCTCGAGGCCGAGGAACAGGACTTGCTCGAGCGACTGCGCGAGATCGCGAGCACCAAGGGGCGCGCCACCGAGTCGGAGGTGGTGATGGAGCTGTCGGGGTACGATGACCACCCGGCGGACATGGCCTCGGAGACGTTCGAAAAAGAGAAAGACCAGGCGATGCTGGAGGGCATCCACCATTCGCTGGCGCGGGTGCGTAACGCGCTCGCCAAGGTCAAGCGCGGCACCTACGGCAAGTGTGACAACTGCAGCCGGCAGATCGGCCTGCAGCGCCTGCGGGCGCTGCCTCACGCCACGCTGTGCGTCGAGTGCCAGGGACGGCGGGAGACGAGATGA
- the lspA gene encoding signal peptidase II, producing the protein MMRARWPLLLGVAVAALAADQATKTAAVGLLSAHHPHPVAGGWLRLTLERNPGGAFGLLPQATTYLIAASTVIALALLVYARAAVAHSTLLTVAVAMLLGGALGNLVDRVRLGHVVDFIDLRVWPVFNVADIAVTAGVGLIILAAALPRRRQATESEK; encoded by the coding sequence ATGATGCGCGCGCGCTGGCCGCTCCTGCTGGGGGTGGCCGTCGCCGCGCTGGCGGCGGACCAGGCGACCAAGACGGCGGCGGTGGGCCTGCTGTCCGCCCATCACCCGCACCCCGTCGCCGGAGGCTGGCTGCGGCTGACGCTGGAGCGTAACCCCGGCGGCGCCTTCGGCCTGCTGCCCCAGGCCACGACCTACCTGATCGCGGCCTCGACGGTGATCGCGCTGGCGCTGCTGGTGTACGCTCGCGCCGCCGTCGCTCACTCCACGCTGCTCACGGTGGCGGTGGCGATGCTGCTGGGGGGGGCGCTCGGCAACCTGGTTGATCGCGTGCGCCTGGGCCACGTGGTGGATTTCATTGACCTGCGGGTGTGGCCGGTATTCAATGTCGCCGACATCGCGGTGACGGCGGGGGTGGGGCTTATCATTCTGGCGGCGGCGCTGCCCCGCCGCCGCCAGGCAACGGAAAGCGAGAAGTAA
- the lgt gene encoding prolipoprotein diacylglyceryl transferase, which translates to MRPTLFRLGPLEVRSYGVMLVLAFVAGTLWAMREARRRGLAPERMIDGGLAALAGGLIGARIVFVALDPYLTWRDLPFVWRGGLSFHGGLIGGLGAVALYARATRTALAAMLDCGAPGMALGYAVARIGCFLNGCCYGGPSDLPWATRFSDGGAGLTPPSHPAQLYASAGSLVIFGLLLLRRPGARAGGQLFAAYLGLYGVLRFVVEFWRKGYTAQVLWDGLTQAQVASLGLMALGVIGWFGLKGLARRAGRSSLDERG; encoded by the coding sequence GTGCGGCCGACGCTGTTCAGACTGGGGCCGCTGGAGGTGCGCTCCTACGGCGTGATGCTGGTGCTGGCGTTCGTCGCCGGCACGCTGTGGGCGATGCGCGAGGCGCGCCGTCGCGGGCTGGCGCCGGAGCGCATGATTGACGGCGGGCTGGCGGCGCTGGCGGGGGGACTGATCGGCGCGCGCATCGTCTTCGTGGCGCTCGACCCCTACCTGACCTGGCGCGACCTGCCGTTCGTGTGGCGCGGCGGGCTGTCGTTTCACGGCGGGCTCATCGGAGGCCTGGGTGCGGTCGCCCTCTATGCACGTGCGACCCGCACCGCCCTCGCCGCCATGCTCGACTGCGGGGCGCCGGGGATGGCTCTGGGCTATGCCGTCGCGCGCATCGGCTGTTTCCTCAACGGGTGCTGCTATGGCGGCCCCAGTGATCTCCCCTGGGCCACGCGCTTCAGCGACGGCGGCGCCGGCCTCACTCCGCCCAGCCACCCGGCCCAGCTCTACGCCAGTGCGGGCAGCCTGGTGATCTTCGGGCTGCTGCTGCTGCGGCGGCCGGGCGCGCGCGCCGGCGGCCAGCTTTTCGCCGCCTATCTCGGTCTCTACGGCGTGCTGCGCTTCGTCGTCGAGTTCTGGCGCAAGGGCTATACCGCGCAGGTGCTGTGGGATGGCCTGACCCAGGCGCAGGTCGCCAGCCTCGGCCTGATGGCGCTTGGAGTTATTGGGTGGTTCGGGCTCAAGGGGCTGGCAAGGCGGGCCGGGAGAAGCAGCCTGGATGAACGGGGATGA
- a CDS encoding RluA family pseudouridine synthase, whose protein sequence is MNGDEGGGRGKACCAPTPMTRLVVASADAGERLDVLIARRAPELSRAQAQRLIKAGAVTVDGKAVKPRFVVRAGQEITISLPPPQPTHLIPQALPLDIRHEDSDLIVVNKPPGMVVHPGAGRRQETLVNALLAHCRDLSGIGGELRPGIVHRLDKDTSGLLAAAKNDFAHAALAAQLKARTAGRRYLALVWGRPRTDHFVVRTLLGRHPSQRVMMAVLDPAREGKPGAREAITEVRVREVLGPMTLVEARLQTGRTHQIRVHLAHVGHPVVGDPTYGGGRSKAEQGRLNAETRRLVAALPGQALHAYYLAFDHPRSGERLEFTADPPAEMQAVIAHLRGRASESA, encoded by the coding sequence ATGAACGGGGATGAAGGCGGAGGCAGGGGCAAGGCATGCTGCGCCCCGACGCCCATGACGCGGCTCGTAGTCGCGTCCGCCGACGCGGGCGAGCGCCTCGATGTCTTGATTGCGCGACGCGCGCCCGAGCTGTCGCGGGCGCAGGCGCAGCGGCTGATCAAGGCGGGCGCCGTCACGGTTGACGGGAAAGCGGTGAAGCCCCGCTTCGTCGTGCGCGCGGGCCAGGAGATCACCATCAGCCTGCCGCCGCCGCAGCCCACGCATCTGATTCCCCAGGCGCTGCCCCTCGACATCCGCCACGAGGATTCCGATCTGATCGTCGTCAACAAGCCCCCGGGCATGGTCGTGCATCCGGGAGCCGGTCGCCGCCAGGAGACCCTGGTCAACGCGCTGCTCGCCCACTGCCGCGATCTGTCCGGCATCGGGGGCGAGCTGCGGCCGGGGATCGTCCACCGGCTGGATAAGGATACCTCGGGGCTGCTGGCGGCGGCCAAGAACGACTTCGCCCACGCCGCGCTGGCGGCGCAGCTCAAGGCGCGCACCGCGGGGCGGCGGTATCTGGCGCTGGTATGGGGACGGCCGCGGACGGATCACTTCGTCGTGCGCACGTTGTTGGGCCGGCATCCCTCACAGCGGGTGATGATGGCGGTGCTCGACCCCGCGCGGGAAGGCAAGCCCGGGGCGCGCGAGGCGATCACCGAGGTGCGCGTGCGCGAGGTGCTGGGGCCGATGACCCTAGTCGAGGCGCGGCTGCAGACCGGGCGCACCCACCAGATCCGCGTACACCTGGCGCACGTGGGGCACCCGGTGGTGGGCGACCCGACGTATGGAGGGGGGCGGAGCAAGGCGGAACAGGGGCGGCTCAATGCCGAGACGCGGCGGCTGGTCGCGGCCCTGCCCGGGCAGGCGCTGCACGCTTACTACCTGGCCTTCGACCACCCGCGCAGCGGCGAGCGCCTGGAGTTCACCGCCGACCCGCCGGCGGAGATGCAAGCGGTGATCGCGCACCTGCGGGGGCGTGCATCTGAATCAGCTTAA
- a CDS encoding HD domain-containing phosphohydrolase translates to MTEQDLNVGTPTARGGHPARTDDSNAAAVQFSTQVEQALVAVATAVRNSTFYGVQHSVAVDCLQEATERLNVLLRERPRLEINVQTDQFVFDNLPLPDNIGTLVPLAEELLAREVGCITITPAVEQRELAVLAEVLITDPRALELQGGAKGALEGHGVTHLVLEPRRSDQPDDMQERQAFEIYQDAVDTVRRAMNAVERGQVIDVVAVRAVVEDMLSSLLYDSSGLVSLAAIKSYDEYLYEHSVNVCIVAMVFGCTLGLNQKQMIDLGMAGILHDIGKVFVPLDIVRKPGPLTEEEWMVMHTHPLVGAKVLATTPGVPDLAAVVAFEHHIKHDRTGYPKTARPRALNFYSHICTIVDCYDSLTTVRPYRAPVRPEQAAGWMLYSGSSQFEPRLLRRFAQLLRLYPVGAIVKLDGGEWAVVSGGSERDLSRPVVRLLADANGGMVRGFKRLDLSVRDPHGGHSRSIVDCLQPVSRIAEIASVLAR, encoded by the coding sequence GTGACTGAACAGGACCTGAACGTGGGCACCCCTACGGCGCGGGGGGGCCACCCAGCCCGCACCGATGACAGCAACGCCGCCGCCGTGCAGTTCTCCACGCAGGTGGAGCAGGCGCTGGTGGCGGTGGCGACGGCGGTGCGCAACAGCACCTTCTACGGCGTGCAGCACTCGGTTGCCGTGGACTGCCTGCAGGAGGCGACCGAACGCCTCAACGTGCTGCTGCGCGAACGCCCCCGGCTGGAAATCAACGTTCAGACCGATCAGTTCGTCTTCGACAACCTGCCGCTGCCCGACAATATCGGCACGCTGGTGCCGCTGGCGGAGGAGCTGCTGGCGCGCGAGGTCGGCTGCATTACCATCACCCCCGCGGTGGAGCAGCGCGAGCTGGCGGTGCTGGCGGAGGTGCTCATCACCGATCCCCGCGCGCTCGAGCTTCAGGGCGGCGCCAAGGGCGCGCTCGAGGGCCACGGCGTCACCCACCTCGTGCTCGAACCGCGCCGCAGCGACCAGCCCGACGACATGCAGGAGCGCCAGGCATTCGAGATTTACCAGGATGCCGTGGACACCGTCCGCCGCGCCATGAACGCGGTCGAGCGCGGGCAAGTCATAGACGTGGTGGCGGTGCGCGCGGTGGTCGAGGATATGCTGAGCTCGCTGCTCTACGACAGCTCCGGGCTGGTGAGCCTGGCCGCCATCAAGAGCTATGACGAGTACCTCTACGAGCACTCGGTCAACGTCTGCATCGTCGCCATGGTCTTCGGCTGCACCCTGGGGCTCAACCAGAAGCAGATGATAGACCTGGGCATGGCCGGCATCCTCCATGACATCGGCAAGGTCTTCGTGCCGCTCGACATCGTGCGCAAGCCGGGGCCGCTGACCGAAGAGGAGTGGATGGTCATGCACACCCATCCCCTGGTTGGCGCCAAGGTGCTCGCCACCACCCCCGGCGTGCCGGACCTGGCGGCGGTGGTGGCCTTCGAGCATCACATCAAGCACGACCGCACCGGCTATCCCAAGACCGCGCGGCCGCGCGCGCTCAACTTCTACAGCCACATCTGCACCATCGTTGACTGCTACGATTCCCTAACCACCGTCCGCCCCTACCGCGCGCCGGTGCGACCGGAGCAGGCGGCGGGGTGGATGCTCTACTCCGGCAGCAGCCAGTTCGAGCCCCGTCTGCTGCGGCGCTTCGCCCAACTGCTGCGGCTTTATCCCGTCGGCGCCATCGTCAAGCTCGACGGCGGCGAGTGGGCGGTGGTCAGCGGCGGCAGCGAGCGCGATCTCTCGCGCCCGGTGGTGCGCCTGCTCGCCGATGCCAACGGCGGCATGGTGCGCGGCTTCAAGCGCCTCGACCTCAGCGTGCGCGACCCTCATGGTGGTCACTCGCGCTCCATCGTGGACTGCCTGCAGCCGGTCAGCCGCATCGCCGAGATCGCCTCCGTCCTCGCGCGCTAG
- a CDS encoding HEAT repeat domain-containing protein produces the protein MTSETTEARELLLRAVSPIPGDLAVVFDRLVAARRAASLYQEDHPIAMTARDEACLALETALRERGKLTLTATEVGLLIDDQAHRQTADTNALAKRLRQHGILAITFRAAVDPTELSVLLAAMDLPAARLRARGGVRQILLASGVTGIEVEDLCFADEAPVAEQAITAQFLEANWDALIAELAEILCADADDVDEETYDKLLHVLADPALVVRLLAECLTGAAAQAAEGGRSAFVGQIVQRLERIILARSSAEWEKVKANVRAAVAKLPPAVRPRIFAFHANHTGQGPPSPDEVVASPANERLPGVLRELAAALAEARNLPRELADAFVGTERGDQAMHLLGADAHRPASRLAMILNGIAAMKFEPLSPWEEMTDLLQSARGQTTLADAVTTLLEVLDKETKLDGYSKVATELERKTRELMDHNQRAAALSALASLARHANESGDYPAWQRLRARAALEAIGTDAILRFAGQMIRAATPDQAETATELLVFLGKAAAPMLTQLIAEPLMPGADTAVMEALVRLGDQAVPELCRALHSGYTQTGQAVVRVLSRIATPQALEGLGKALGARDVLVRLMAVQALGKTNSPGAARLLLPGVTDHYPSIRRAAIAALGDLRSAESVPELSRVATGGSALPGRAIGDQLEAICALGKIAGGQAIQTLSRVLRRRPWFGAARADETRLAAAAALKRIGTPECLDVLAGYIKDKRPAVRAACQEMFEEMQADRPRA, from the coding sequence ATGACCAGCGAGACCACCGAAGCGCGGGAGCTTCTGCTCCGTGCGGTGTCTCCGATCCCTGGCGACCTGGCGGTCGTGTTTGACCGCCTGGTCGCCGCACGTCGGGCGGCGAGCCTCTACCAGGAGGACCACCCGATTGCGATGACGGCGCGCGACGAGGCGTGCCTGGCGCTGGAGACCGCTCTCCGTGAACGCGGCAAGTTGACCCTGACCGCGACCGAGGTGGGCCTGCTTATTGACGACCAGGCCCATCGCCAGACCGCCGACACCAATGCCCTCGCCAAGCGCCTGCGCCAGCACGGGATCCTGGCCATCACCTTCCGCGCCGCCGTCGACCCCACCGAGCTCTCAGTGCTGCTGGCGGCGATGGACCTGCCAGCGGCGCGGCTGCGCGCCCGCGGCGGCGTGCGCCAGATCCTGCTGGCCTCGGGGGTGACGGGCATCGAGGTGGAGGACCTGTGCTTCGCTGACGAGGCGCCGGTCGCGGAGCAAGCGATCACCGCCCAGTTCCTGGAAGCGAACTGGGACGCGCTCATCGCGGAGCTGGCCGAGATCCTGTGTGCGGACGCCGACGACGTTGACGAGGAGACCTATGACAAGCTACTCCATGTGCTGGCCGACCCGGCGTTGGTGGTGCGCCTGCTCGCGGAATGCCTGACCGGCGCTGCAGCGCAAGCGGCCGAGGGCGGCCGTTCCGCGTTCGTGGGCCAGATCGTGCAGCGGCTGGAGCGCATCATCCTGGCGCGCTCCAGCGCCGAATGGGAGAAGGTCAAGGCCAACGTGCGCGCGGCGGTCGCCAAGCTGCCGCCGGCGGTGCGCCCGCGCATCTTCGCCTTCCACGCCAACCACACGGGGCAGGGACCGCCCAGCCCGGATGAGGTCGTCGCCTCCCCCGCCAACGAACGTCTGCCCGGCGTGCTCAGGGAGCTGGCCGCCGCCTTGGCGGAGGCGCGCAACCTCCCGCGTGAGTTGGCCGACGCCTTCGTCGGCACCGAACGCGGTGACCAGGCGATGCATCTGCTCGGCGCCGACGCCCACCGCCCTGCCAGCCGCCTGGCGATGATCCTCAACGGCATCGCCGCGATGAAGTTCGAGCCCCTGTCGCCGTGGGAGGAGATGACGGACCTGCTCCAGTCGGCGCGCGGGCAGACCACCCTCGCCGATGCGGTGACGACCCTGCTGGAAGTCCTCGACAAGGAAACCAAGCTCGACGGCTACTCCAAGGTCGCGACCGAGCTGGAACGCAAGACCCGCGAGCTGATGGACCACAACCAGCGAGCGGCCGCGCTCTCCGCCCTCGCCAGTCTCGCCCGCCACGCCAACGAGTCCGGCGACTACCCCGCCTGGCAGCGCCTGCGCGCCCGCGCCGCCCTGGAGGCCATCGGCACCGATGCCATCCTGCGCTTCGCGGGGCAGATGATTCGCGCGGCGACCCCGGACCAGGCGGAAACGGCCACCGAGCTTCTGGTCTTCCTGGGCAAGGCTGCCGCGCCGATGCTGACGCAGTTGATCGCGGAGCCGCTGATGCCGGGCGCCGACACCGCGGTGATGGAGGCGCTGGTGCGCCTGGGCGATCAAGCGGTGCCGGAGCTGTGCCGGGCGCTGCACAGCGGCTACACCCAGACCGGGCAAGCGGTGGTGCGCGTGCTGTCGCGCATAGCCACGCCGCAGGCGCTCGAGGGGCTGGGCAAGGCTTTGGGCGCGCGCGACGTGCTGGTGCGCCTGATGGCGGTGCAGGCGCTCGGCAAGACCAACTCCCCGGGAGCCGCACGACTGCTGTTGCCCGGCGTCACCGACCACTACCCGTCCATCCGGCGCGCCGCCATCGCTGCCCTCGGCGACTTGCGCAGCGCGGAGTCGGTGCCCGAGTTGTCGCGGGTCGCTACCGGCGGCTCGGCTCTGCCCGGCCGAGCCATTGGCGACCAGCTCGAGGCGATCTGCGCCCTGGGCAAGATCGCCGGCGGCCAGGCGATCCAAACCTTATCGCGCGTGCTCCGGCGCCGCCCCTGGTTCGGGGCCGCCAGGGCCGACGAAACCAGGCTCGCGGCGGCGGCGGCCCTCAAGCGCATCGGCACCCCCGAGTGCCTGGATGTGCTCGCCGGCTACATCAAGGACAAGCGGCCGGCGGTGCGCGCGGCGTGCCAGGAGATGTTCGAGGAGATGCAGGCCGACCGCCCCCGGGCCTAA
- the dut gene encoding dUTP diphosphatase, which produces MTKRIRIEVERLPQGRGLPLPTYQTAGAAGMDLHAAVETEAVIAPGRWALIPAGIKIAVPPGYEAQVRPRSGLALRHGVTLLNTPGTIDADYRGPVAVIVHNAGREPFVVRRGDRIAQLVIAPVCRAELAEVVALDDTPRAGGGFGHTGLSAEITEDT; this is translated from the coding sequence ATGACCAAGCGCATCCGCATAGAGGTCGAACGCCTGCCGCAGGGCCGGGGATTGCCGCTGCCGACGTATCAGACCGCCGGCGCGGCTGGGATGGACCTGCACGCGGCGGTGGAGACGGAAGCGGTGATCGCGCCCGGGCGCTGGGCGCTCATTCCGGCCGGGATCAAGATCGCGGTGCCCCCCGGGTACGAGGCGCAGGTGCGCCCGCGCAGCGGGTTGGCGCTGCGCCACGGGGTGACGCTGCTCAACACGCCGGGGACCATTGACGCGGACTATCGGGGGCCGGTGGCGGTGATCGTGCACAACGCCGGCCGCGAGCCGTTCGTGGTGCGCCGCGGCGATCGCATCGCGCAGCTGGTGATCGCGCCGGTGTGCCGCGCGGAGCTGGCGGAGGTCGTGGCCCTGGACGACACCCCGCGCGCCGGCGGGGGCTTCGGGCACACGGGATTGTCCGCGGAGATCACAGAGGACACGTAG